A stretch of Aedes aegypti strain LVP_AGWG chromosome 2, AaegL5.0 Primary Assembly, whole genome shotgun sequence DNA encodes these proteins:
- the LOC5567620 gene encoding glycogen-binding subunit 76A isoform X4 produces MLALLSMFCHHILGNHENANVATQRHESPPERHRLNCARHPTHYHNHQIPNHSPVGILLIEHSKKVKYSLQGNAEEGAQITDHPHDNENTWLSQDEATAVTRLQPLPMVANEADGFYDFGLENESPGSPIEECEYTRLIETATATPAEIAPESGYVCASPCSTPQVSPEHTPSSQSSSDCQFYDPETSDLEQKSTSGCDYYDCTTSDPTSAASNRTPAAAVEHPQISTSNAEGTATVTATATRQTRRKSQNGHLPSGLGVVNVDSDSCSESLPPSQSTESHSHDSTYTGLSSNNSNSTLQDVTMEAEDADEAKQEVPQSRSEQKDDHSQDETDHGKVLANGHAIMPKGTLVRQDDISEIDVDVLQFVNGDAEDEPEDETHSPKVEMAEVEKLLQDCSVEQKSAEEKQDHKREGMSSGDEDEDFVRPQRMRRCSSLKTGKTPPGTPGRKKFVRFADVLGLDLADVKTFVDEVPKVPKSAYEDLDFCLEPPVVQQISLGPKADRVLVPLFQQPGALPCFLDKVREKQVNLENAAVTDPVTLTITGTVRVRNLDFHKSVYVRYSTDSWRSFSDLQASYVENSCDGFSDKFAFTIYGNSVQIGQRIEMAIRFHCRGQQYWDNNYDMNYVFQCLPITQPNQIAQIAVKPANIDAHISPDETWCKSFY; encoded by the exons ATGCTCGCACTGCTTTCCATGTTTTGTCACCACATTCTGGGCAACCACGAAAATGCCAATGTTGCCACCCAACGACACGAATCACCGCCGGAACGCCATCGTCTTAACTGTGCGCGTCATCCAACCCACTACCACAACCATCAAATACCAAACCATTCTCCGGTAGGGATACTACTAATCGAACATTCCAAAAA GGTTAAATACTCATTGCAGGGTAATGCCGAGGAGGGCGCTCAGATCACCGACCATCCCCACGATAATGAGAACACATGGCTATCACAGGACGAAGCGACGGCTGTAACTCGGTTGCAGCCCCTGCCTATGGTGGCCAACGAAGCTGATGGTTTCTACGATTTCGGCCTTGAAAACGAAAGTCCCGGTTCACCGATTGAAGAGTGTGAATATACAAGGCTTATCGAGACGGCGACTGCTACACCGGCCGAAATTGCGCCTGAATCAGGTTACGTGTGCGCTTCGCCCTGCTCTACACCTCAGGTTAGCCCGGAGCACACTCCATCGAGCCAGAGTTCGTCCGACTGCCAATTCTACGATCCGGAGACCTCGGATCTCGAGCAGAAATCAACCAGCGGCTGTGATTATTACGACTGTACTACCTCTGATCCAACTTCGGCGGCGTCCAATAGAACGCCTGCAGCTGCAGTAGAACACCCACAAATATCTACCTCAAACGCAGAAGGAACGGCAACAGTTACTGCAACAGCAACAAGACAAACTAGGCGCAAGTCCCAGAATGGTCACTTGCCGAGTGGCCTAGGTGTGGTAAACGTCGATAGTGATAGTTGTTCAGAATCGCTACCTCCTTCGCAATCCACCGAATCGCATTCACACGATTCGACTTACACAGGACTGAGTTCGAACAACTCGAACAGTACTCTGCAGGACGTCACAATGGAGGCCGAAGACGCGGATGAGGCCAAACAGGAGGTGCCTCAAAGCAGAAGTGAGCAAAAGGATGACCATTCGCAAGATGAAACAGATCACGGAAAAGTATTAGCGAATGGTCATGCCATTATGCCAAAGGGGACGTTGGTCCGTCAAGACGATATTAGTGAAATTGATGTCGATGTGCTACAGTTCGTCAACGGAGATGCGGAGGATGAACCGGAAGATGAGACACACAGTCCCAAGGTCGAAATGGCCGAAGTGGAGAAATTGCTACAAGACTGTAGTGTTGAGCAGAAATCTGCAGAGGAGAAACAAGATCACAAGCGAGAGGGCATGTCGTCCGGCGATGAGGATGAAGACTTCGTCAGACCGCAGCGAATGCGAAGATGTTCATCACTGAAAACGGGCAAGACACCACCAGGTACTCCTGGCcggaaaaagtttgttcgattTGCAGACGTACTCGGACTTGATCTGGCTGATGTAaaaacatttgttgatgaaGTTCCTAAAGTGCCGAAATCGGCCTACGAGGATCTGGACTTTTGCCTAGAGCCTCCTGTAGTTCAACAGATCAGTTTGGGACCGAAAGCCGATCGAGTATTGGTGCCGCTCTTCCAGCAACCGGGTGCCCTACCTTGCTTCCTAGACAAGGTTCGCGAGAAACAAGTTAACCTGGAAAATGCGGCCGTGACTGATCCAGTTACTCTCACCATCACCGGAACCGTTCGTGTCCGAAACCTAGATTTCCACAAGTCAGTCTATGTGCGGTACAGCACAGATAGCTGGCGCAGCTTCTCGGACCTCCAGGCCAGTTACGTGGAAAACTCCTGCGACGGTTTCTCCGATAAGTTTGCCTTCACCATCTACGGAAACTCGGTTCAGATAGGGCAGCGTATTGAAATGGCGATACGCTTCCATTGTCGGGGCCAACAGTACTGGGACAATAACTACGACATGAATTACGTTTTCCAATGCTTGCCAATCACCCAACCGAATCAGATCGCGCAGATTGCGGTCAAACCGGCCAATATAGACGCCCATATCAGTCCAGACGAAACTTGGTGCAAAAGCTTCTACTGA
- the LOC5567620 gene encoding glycogen-binding subunit 76A isoform X2, whose protein sequence is MQCSNLEEDPIDDVDPDFEPARRKSADLERPLLLQPSSLSAAGHLFGTWVHSTVVTLTAILIGLFIELRFHDAWPLSVWWWVILIRNCLASMSTPGDPSAAGGGPYRPCGITSLLPIGMSCRGRAEAFARSLQTRLRTLGAQGNAEEGAQITDHPHDNENTWLSQDEATAVTRLQPLPMVANEADGFYDFGLENESPGSPIEECEYTRLIETATATPAEIAPESGYVCASPCSTPQVSPEHTPSSQSSSDCQFYDPETSDLEQKSTSGCDYYDCTTSDPTSAASNRTPAAAVEHPQISTSNAEGTATVTATATRQTRRKSQNGHLPSGLGVVNVDSDSCSESLPPSQSTESHSHDSTYTGLSSNNSNSTLQDVTMEAEDADEAKQEVPQSRSEQKDDHSQDETDHGKVLANGHAIMPKGTLVRQDDISEIDVDVLQFVNGDAEDEPEDETHSPKVEMAEVEKLLQDCSVEQKSAEEKQDHKREGMSSGDEDEDFVRPQRMRRCSSLKTGKTPPGTPGRKKFVRFADVLGLDLADVKTFVDEVPKVPKSAYEDLDFCLEPPVVQQISLGPKADRVLVPLFQQPGALPCFLDKVREKQVNLENAAVTDPVTLTITGTVRVRNLDFHKSVYVRYSTDSWRSFSDLQASYVENSCDGFSDKFAFTIYGNSVQIGQRIEMAIRFHCRGQQYWDNNYDMNYVFQCLPITQPNQIAQIAVKPANIDAHISPDETWCKSFY, encoded by the exons ATTCCATGACGCCTGGCCCCTGTCCGTCTGGTGGTGGGTTATCTTGATCAG AAACTGTCTAGCTTCCATGAGTACGCCAGGCGATCCGTCGGCAGCCGGTGGAGGACCTTACAGACCGTGTGGAATCACATCACTGCTACCAATTGGCATGTCGTGCCGCGGCCGGGCCGAAGCCTTTGCCCGTAGTCTACAGACACGTCTCCGAACACTCGGCGCACAG GGTAATGCCGAGGAGGGCGCTCAGATCACCGACCATCCCCACGATAATGAGAACACATGGCTATCACAGGACGAAGCGACGGCTGTAACTCGGTTGCAGCCCCTGCCTATGGTGGCCAACGAAGCTGATGGTTTCTACGATTTCGGCCTTGAAAACGAAAGTCCCGGTTCACCGATTGAAGAGTGTGAATATACAAGGCTTATCGAGACGGCGACTGCTACACCGGCCGAAATTGCGCCTGAATCAGGTTACGTGTGCGCTTCGCCCTGCTCTACACCTCAGGTTAGCCCGGAGCACACTCCATCGAGCCAGAGTTCGTCCGACTGCCAATTCTACGATCCGGAGACCTCGGATCTCGAGCAGAAATCAACCAGCGGCTGTGATTATTACGACTGTACTACCTCTGATCCAACTTCGGCGGCGTCCAATAGAACGCCTGCAGCTGCAGTAGAACACCCACAAATATCTACCTCAAACGCAGAAGGAACGGCAACAGTTACTGCAACAGCAACAAGACAAACTAGGCGCAAGTCCCAGAATGGTCACTTGCCGAGTGGCCTAGGTGTGGTAAACGTCGATAGTGATAGTTGTTCAGAATCGCTACCTCCTTCGCAATCCACCGAATCGCATTCACACGATTCGACTTACACAGGACTGAGTTCGAACAACTCGAACAGTACTCTGCAGGACGTCACAATGGAGGCCGAAGACGCGGATGAGGCCAAACAGGAGGTGCCTCAAAGCAGAAGTGAGCAAAAGGATGACCATTCGCAAGATGAAACAGATCACGGAAAAGTATTAGCGAATGGTCATGCCATTATGCCAAAGGGGACGTTGGTCCGTCAAGACGATATTAGTGAAATTGATGTCGATGTGCTACAGTTCGTCAACGGAGATGCGGAGGATGAACCGGAAGATGAGACACACAGTCCCAAGGTCGAAATGGCCGAAGTGGAGAAATTGCTACAAGACTGTAGTGTTGAGCAGAAATCTGCAGAGGAGAAACAAGATCACAAGCGAGAGGGCATGTCGTCCGGCGATGAGGATGAAGACTTCGTCAGACCGCAGCGAATGCGAAGATGTTCATCACTGAAAACGGGCAAGACACCACCAGGTACTCCTGGCcggaaaaagtttgttcgattTGCAGACGTACTCGGACTTGATCTGGCTGATGTAaaaacatttgttgatgaaGTTCCTAAAGTGCCGAAATCGGCCTACGAGGATCTGGACTTTTGCCTAGAGCCTCCTGTAGTTCAACAGATCAGTTTGGGACCGAAAGCCGATCGAGTATTGGTGCCGCTCTTCCAGCAACCGGGTGCCCTACCTTGCTTCCTAGACAAGGTTCGCGAGAAACAAGTTAACCTGGAAAATGCGGCCGTGACTGATCCAGTTACTCTCACCATCACCGGAACCGTTCGTGTCCGAAACCTAGATTTCCACAAGTCAGTCTATGTGCGGTACAGCACAGATAGCTGGCGCAGCTTCTCGGACCTCCAGGCCAGTTACGTGGAAAACTCCTGCGACGGTTTCTCCGATAAGTTTGCCTTCACCATCTACGGAAACTCGGTTCAGATAGGGCAGCGTATTGAAATGGCGATACGCTTCCATTGTCGGGGCCAACAGTACTGGGACAATAACTACGACATGAATTACGTTTTCCAATGCTTGCCAATCACCCAACCGAATCAGATCGCGCAGATTGCGGTCAAACCGGCCAATATAGACGCCCATATCAGTCCAGACGAAACTTGGTGCAAAAGCTTCTACTGA
- the LOC5567620 gene encoding glycogen-binding subunit 76A isoform X5, translated as MSTPGDPSAAGGGPYRPCGITSLLPIGMSCRGRAEAFARSLQTRLRTLGAQGNAEEGAQITDHPHDNENTWLSQDEATAVTRLQPLPMVANEADGFYDFGLENESPGSPIEECEYTRLIETATATPAEIAPESGYVCASPCSTPQVSPEHTPSSQSSSDCQFYDPETSDLEQKSTSGCDYYDCTTSDPTSAASNRTPAAAVEHPQISTSNAEGTATVTATATRQTRRKSQNGHLPSGLGVVNVDSDSCSESLPPSQSTESHSHDSTYTGLSSNNSNSTLQDVTMEAEDADEAKQEVPQSRSEQKDDHSQDETDHGKVLANGHAIMPKGTLVRQDDISEIDVDVLQFVNGDAEDEPEDETHSPKVEMAEVEKLLQDCSVEQKSAEEKQDHKREGMSSGDEDEDFVRPQRMRRCSSLKTGKTPPGTPGRKKFVRFADVLGLDLADVKTFVDEVPKVPKSAYEDLDFCLEPPVVQQISLGPKADRVLVPLFQQPGALPCFLDKVREKQVNLENAAVTDPVTLTITGTVRVRNLDFHKSVYVRYSTDSWRSFSDLQASYVENSCDGFSDKFAFTIYGNSVQIGQRIEMAIRFHCRGQQYWDNNYDMNYVFQCLPITQPNQIAQIAVKPANIDAHISPDETWCKSFY; from the exons ATGAGTACGCCAGGCGATCCGTCGGCAGCCGGTGGAGGACCTTACAGACCGTGTGGAATCACATCACTGCTACCAATTGGCATGTCGTGCCGCGGCCGGGCCGAAGCCTTTGCCCGTAGTCTACAGACACGTCTCCGAACACTCGGCGCACAG GGTAATGCCGAGGAGGGCGCTCAGATCACCGACCATCCCCACGATAATGAGAACACATGGCTATCACAGGACGAAGCGACGGCTGTAACTCGGTTGCAGCCCCTGCCTATGGTGGCCAACGAAGCTGATGGTTTCTACGATTTCGGCCTTGAAAACGAAAGTCCCGGTTCACCGATTGAAGAGTGTGAATATACAAGGCTTATCGAGACGGCGACTGCTACACCGGCCGAAATTGCGCCTGAATCAGGTTACGTGTGCGCTTCGCCCTGCTCTACACCTCAGGTTAGCCCGGAGCACACTCCATCGAGCCAGAGTTCGTCCGACTGCCAATTCTACGATCCGGAGACCTCGGATCTCGAGCAGAAATCAACCAGCGGCTGTGATTATTACGACTGTACTACCTCTGATCCAACTTCGGCGGCGTCCAATAGAACGCCTGCAGCTGCAGTAGAACACCCACAAATATCTACCTCAAACGCAGAAGGAACGGCAACAGTTACTGCAACAGCAACAAGACAAACTAGGCGCAAGTCCCAGAATGGTCACTTGCCGAGTGGCCTAGGTGTGGTAAACGTCGATAGTGATAGTTGTTCAGAATCGCTACCTCCTTCGCAATCCACCGAATCGCATTCACACGATTCGACTTACACAGGACTGAGTTCGAACAACTCGAACAGTACTCTGCAGGACGTCACAATGGAGGCCGAAGACGCGGATGAGGCCAAACAGGAGGTGCCTCAAAGCAGAAGTGAGCAAAAGGATGACCATTCGCAAGATGAAACAGATCACGGAAAAGTATTAGCGAATGGTCATGCCATTATGCCAAAGGGGACGTTGGTCCGTCAAGACGATATTAGTGAAATTGATGTCGATGTGCTACAGTTCGTCAACGGAGATGCGGAGGATGAACCGGAAGATGAGACACACAGTCCCAAGGTCGAAATGGCCGAAGTGGAGAAATTGCTACAAGACTGTAGTGTTGAGCAGAAATCTGCAGAGGAGAAACAAGATCACAAGCGAGAGGGCATGTCGTCCGGCGATGAGGATGAAGACTTCGTCAGACCGCAGCGAATGCGAAGATGTTCATCACTGAAAACGGGCAAGACACCACCAGGTACTCCTGGCcggaaaaagtttgttcgattTGCAGACGTACTCGGACTTGATCTGGCTGATGTAaaaacatttgttgatgaaGTTCCTAAAGTGCCGAAATCGGCCTACGAGGATCTGGACTTTTGCCTAGAGCCTCCTGTAGTTCAACAGATCAGTTTGGGACCGAAAGCCGATCGAGTATTGGTGCCGCTCTTCCAGCAACCGGGTGCCCTACCTTGCTTCCTAGACAAGGTTCGCGAGAAACAAGTTAACCTGGAAAATGCGGCCGTGACTGATCCAGTTACTCTCACCATCACCGGAACCGTTCGTGTCCGAAACCTAGATTTCCACAAGTCAGTCTATGTGCGGTACAGCACAGATAGCTGGCGCAGCTTCTCGGACCTCCAGGCCAGTTACGTGGAAAACTCCTGCGACGGTTTCTCCGATAAGTTTGCCTTCACCATCTACGGAAACTCGGTTCAGATAGGGCAGCGTATTGAAATGGCGATACGCTTCCATTGTCGGGGCCAACAGTACTGGGACAATAACTACGACATGAATTACGTTTTCCAATGCTTGCCAATCACCCAACCGAATCAGATCGCGCAGATTGCGGTCAAACCGGCCAATATAGACGCCCATATCAGTCCAGACGAAACTTGGTGCAAAAGCTTCTACTGA